TGTTGGTATCGCGCACCGTACCGGTGATCGCACCCACAATTCGCTTACCCGACGAAGATGCGCTGAAACCACTTTCAACCCCGACTGAGTCTTTAACCTTCAGCTGGGCATAGTACGTTGATCCGTTCAGCTGTTTGATGCAACCAAGACCCGGGCAGGCGGTGTTCAGTGTGTACGACGATGTCGCGTTGCAAGTGCCGACGGTGTTGCACACCACTACCCCGTTCTGCATGCCTGGCAAAGGTTCGGTACACGCCGCATCTTTGCAGACGCGTATGCGAATCTCTTGCGTGCCGGTCGGTATGCCCGCACCCGTCACCCATGTAAAATTGAACGTGTTTGAGAATAGATTGTCGAGAACTGCGTCACCGTCGTTGGGTGCGGGCGGCGCAAATACCGTGTAGGTCACGCTCTGCGTGGCAGCTTCATAGTTACCCGCGGCGTCGCGGCCTATAAAGCAGATGCGCACGGTACCCACGGCGAGCCCCGTTGCCTGCAATGGCGTCTCTGGCGACCTTTCAGGGTAAGTTGAATTATCGCCGACCATCGTTGCAGAAGTCGGGCATGCACCGGTAACAATCGTGCCCTTATAGCCCACCAGATTCTCTGCGCCCAGTTTGCCGATCTGTACATTCACATCGGTATTGACTGTGCTCTGCCCTGCCAGATTCAATGCAGGCGAGATCCACGTCACAACCTGAGATGTGGGTGGCGTCGTGTCATAACGAAAAGTGTGCCGCGTCACCGCGCTTGCCGAAGTGCCTTGGTAAAGCGCGCCGTTATTCGAACCGATGACGCAGATGCTGTAGTCATTGCCGTCGACCCACGCAGTGGTGTCGGCTGCGATATATTCGCTCGCCGAAATTTTTTGGCCGTTCACATCATAGTCACCGGCGGCTGTCGGGCAGCTGTTGCCCGAGACAATCGTGTACTTATAGAACGTCACGTTATTGACGCGTATGTTGTGGCAATTGTAGCGGGTAGGATTTCTAGGTAACCCGTTGTCGGGCGCTGCGGTGACACCTGCCGCACCTGTACAATTGCCCTGGCTCGCGAGCGTCGCGGTCGGCGCCGTAGTATCGACCACAAAGTCATACCCGGTTGCAGAAGCAGTGGCCTGGTAGTTGCCCGCAGCATCTTTGCCGACAATCTCGATTCGATACGTGCCGTTAATCAGGCCCGCGGCTGAAATCAGATCACCACCCACACCCGGATTTTTGTCTGTTGACCAGGTGCCAGAAAACCCGGTACCGATGACGCGGTATTGGTATTTGCTGAGGCCAGCACTATCGACTGCCACAGCAAAGCTGGTGGCTGAAGTTGTCGCAACCGGCAAGGTATTCGTCACAAAGGCCGCAGTGGGTGCGGTGGTATCGAGCAGAAAACGTGTTTCTTGATACGTCTTGGTGGCAAAAAAGTCATCGATGCTGCCCGTACCAGGCCCCGCCGGATTCGTACATGCGCCCGCGGTCGCATCGGTCGCGATGGCAGTATTGCATTGCCAGTTGCCGACATTGTCGGCTGCGACAACCTGAAAGTTATAGCATTGGCTGGTAGATAAAACCTCGTTGATGGGCAGGTTGGTAGAACGTGACGCACTCCAGGCACCATAAGTATAGCCTGTGCCTGCGCAGTCACCGGGAACTGAACCAGCTTTGGTGCCAATACGATAGCGGTACGACGCCGGTATCTGCGCCGACACCGGGCTGGCAGAAGAATAGCACGGTGCAGCATAACCATTCGGAAAACCGGCCTCGACGCAGTTGCGGTAGGCGACGCTGATATTCGTCACCGTGCTGCTCGTGAGCGCAGCCGGCACGTTTGCAAGGCCGACATCTGAAACAGAAGTGTTGTCGACCGAGAAGAATATCTGGGTGGTGTCGCTCGCAGGTTGCCACGCGCCTGCGTCATCTTGAATCAACAAGTCGAGACGGTAGTCAGCGCTCGGTAACCCCGCGGCAATGGTGAACGTCGTCGCGATCGGCGTAACCGCACTCAGAGCCGAATGATCGGTACTGGTTGTGACATTATAGAGCCGCCAACGGTAGTTCTGCCCGCGCGCATAGTCGCCGCGCACGGTAACCGTTACGGGAGCGGCAAGTGTCGTGCCCGAAGACGGACACGTAAATGTGCCTGCGTCGTCGAGACAGGTCGCGCGTAACCAGCGTGCACCCATGAACTGTTTACTGCGGTTTTCATCGCCTGGCAGCAGATCGTCAAGATAAAGGTTCTTTATGCCTGAAACTCGCAGCGTATAATACTGCCGCTGCATGCGCTCGTTGTCGGGAGCATTCGGGTCGAGAAACAGGTAAACCTGATTCGTCTCAGGGCCTTTGGTCACCGACACCGGGTTAAGGCCTGCAATCGAATAGTTACCAAGGGTCAGGGCGCCTTTCTCGTAATCGAGCGGCTTATTGAAACCCACGAGTATTTTCGTGTTGGCAACCGGCACCACTTCGAGCAGCTTGAACTGCGCATTTTCGGTCGAGAGCAGCGTCGAGAGAAACTTGCCCACGCAGGCCTGCGTTGAAAGCATGATGGCCAGAGAAAGCACCGCGGGTTTAATGAATCGTATCGCTTTCATTTCAGAACCCACTCAGATTGCACTTCGAACTGTCATAGCCGCCACCACCGTCGTTCCAATTGACATACCGGTTTACAGGGGTGAACGATCGGCCGGCCGATCCAGAACCAGAGACAGTCATGGCAAATGCCTGCCAAAGTTCGCACTGTTGCCAATCGGTCACACCACCGAGGCCACAACCTGCAACGAGCCCTGCCGGGGCGAGCGCAGTCGGTGCCACCGAAGGTTCAGTTGCAGTCATTTCAAACGCCAGTCCATCGGCATCATATACCTTGAGTTGCACATTCGTGACGTCCCATTGCTGGTTTGCCTTGGTATCAGTAACCGCGGGAATCCACTGGCTATAGTTCACCACGGTAAACCAATAGGTTCCGTTTGTGTATCCCCCAATCAGGTTAATCGCTTCAGGTCCGAAGCCTGTCGTCGCATCTTGCACTAAGGCACTTGTCGTGTCGGGGTTCAGCGGAAAGAACTGCTGGCCCTGGTATGCAGGGTCGGGCTGAATGAAGCTTCGCGTTTTAGCACTGTACTGTTGCTGCCAGTTACCCGCATTTCTGATCCAGTTGACGTGAAATTTGGTATTGTCACAATTGTCAGAGGGGTTCGTATGCGTCTGGCCAGACGGCAACGTGCCGACCATGTGCATGTCAAGGTCGCGCGGATTTTCATTGCCCCACGCCAGTACAATCTTCAGATCTTGCCCGACGAGTGTGCGCACGAGTGGTAGGCGCCCGGCTGACACTGGTGCAACGGTAATCGCATAGCCTCCAGTGTTCACATTGCCCGTAAGTGCAGGCCCGGCGGAAAAGGCTGCGGAAATTGGTGCCGCTGTCGGGTCAAAAAAAGCTGTGCTCGTGCTGTTGTTGCCGAGAACAACAAAACGGCGCCCCGCATTTAAACCGCTATCGATCGCGAAGTTGTGGCTGCCATCACCAGCGTTGGCCGGCAAGCCGGGGCCGGCTGCAAAAAGTCCTGATGAAGCGTTGTATAATGATGAGGTATTTGTTCCCCCACCGTGAACAATGACGGTATTGCCTGCTTCTGAGCCTGCTGTTAAAGTAAAAGCGTTTGCGCCAGCCCCGGCATTCGCTGAAAGCCCGGGCCCCGCCGCCATCGTGTCAGTAGCGAGATCATACAATGCAGTGTTCATGGTGCCGTTGCCCAGTACAATAAGTATTTTATCCGAATTCGCACCCGAGGTGATCAAAGTTGAGAACGCCCCCGCGCCAGCTGTTGCAGGTAACGTATAAACGGGTGTCGAGAAGCCATGGGTTGCGGGGTCATAGAGATAAACAGAAGTGGTGGCCCCGCCACGAATAATCAGGTATTTACCCGATTGAATTCCCGAAGTAATCGCCACTCCGTGCGCACCGGCACCGAGCGCTGCAGGCAGCGTGATGCCACTCGCAGTCATGGTATTTGCTGCCGGGTCATATAGATCGCTCGTTGTCGCAGAGCCATGAAAAATAATGTATTTGCCGTTATGCACGCCTGCTGTCACAGTGAGAGACATTGAACCAGTGTTCGCGGCTGCGTTGAGGTTTGGCCCAGCAAACGTGCCATTATCAATAGGGTTATAAACACGCGTTGTGTTACTATTACCATCAATGAGCATGTACTTACTTGCGTAGAGTCCCGTCGCAATGCGAAAGCCATGTGAAGCTGTGTTGGGGCTACCGGTAATCGGCGGCCCGTTCCGTACCGCATTCGTGATTGGGTCGTAAATATTTGAGCCCGTTGTGTTACCCGCCCTGATGATGAGTGTGCGCGCTTCGGGCAGGCCCGGCACCACGACATTCTCTTGGCGCAGCAGGTTATAGACCTGCTGGTTTGCCGCCCAGCTGTTGCCGGTGACTTCGATAGAATAGTTGCCTGGCGTGACATTCGTGAACAGCACATCGCCGCAGATACCGCCCGACGAGAACTGCTGCTTGGGTATGTTCGAAGGTGGGTCGCCGATTGGTGCAACCGTCGTGCAGCCAGAATTATAGGTGCTGCGCACGGCAGTGCCGACGGTGAGGCCGAGAGCGTCGACAAGTTTAACCTCGGCGTATCCGAGCATCCAGCCGTCGTCTGCATCGACGACCTTAGCAACAACATCTTGCGCAGCAGTCGCCGATTGCGGCACCAGCGTCATGGTACCGACATTCGTAACGGTATTCGCGCTCGCGCCTTCGGCCTGTACCGATACAGAACGCTTGGCGGCGGCGCGGTATGTCGCATCACCGCGCGCAGCAATCACCCGATAGAGATTCTTGCCCGTGCGCACGTTGGTGAAGGTAAAGACTCCTGAGGCGTTGGTCGTCTGGTCGGCGTAAGTTGCGGCAAGCGAGCAGACGTTTGCATCGCCTGCATCGAGCACGCACGGCGAAGCCTGGTACAAGCGCACCGCAACTCCACTGAGCGCAGTGCCCGATGTTGACCGCAGGGTGCCAGTGATACGGCCTCGCACATAGTGCTCTGCTGAAACAGCCGAGAAATCAGAACGAAAGTTGCCGTAAGGGTCACCGGCCTGCACGCGCGCATAGATTGACCCTGAAGTATAGGGGTCTACAGCGATGGTGAACTGCTTGGTGCCGAGCGCTGCCGGGCAATCGGGCAAGACGATATTCTTGCAACTCGGCACATTGGTGTCGCTGATAATTTGTGTGAAGCCGGTATCTTTCGCGACCTGAATGCGGTAGGTCTGCGTGTCGCTCGTCGCCGAACCATTGTCGATGAAGAAATTGATGACGGGCGTGCCGAACGAAGCGACGCTTGACGAAGCCGCCGTGAAAGAAGGGTTATTCGCCGGCGGTTCGGCGTCAACCGTCCATTCGGCGGTCGAAGTTGCTGATGAAACAGGTTGCCAGTTGCCGGCAGCATCTTTGCCGATGACGCAGACTTTGTAAACCGTCACCCCGGTTGTCGCAACCGCGGGCGCACCGAGAGTAATCGCGGTATCGGCGGTGACCTCAGCGTTATACGTTGCCGAGGCGCAGCTCGCGCCCGCGCCGGTGACGAGCGCGTAACGGTAGCTGATTGCTGCGCCTGTCGAAGATATCTGCAGTTCGTAGCCCGAAGTTTTGGTCGTCGTAGTCGGCTGCGCGACGGGGTCTATCCAATTGATGATCGTCGTCGGCGGTGTCGTGTCGATTGTCCAGGTGTATTTGGTGATAATCGGCGCTGTTGCGGTGCCTGTCCAGCCGCCCTGCCAGTAGAGCCCGCTCACGCTCTTGCCGATCGCGCACACGGTTTTTTGCGGCACAGTGTCAGAGAGCCCCGTCGCGGTGATCGGGGTTGTGAGCGGCTGCTCGGGCAGTGCGTCCCATCCGGTGCCGGTGTTACAATCGGTACCGTCGACGATTTTGCCTTTGTAGGCCGCGGCGCCGCTCGAGCCGAGCACGTTCACGGTCACCGAAGTCATTACTGGTGTAATTGCGGTCAGGTCAGATAGCTGAAAGACCGCTTCGACCGCGCCCGTGTCGATGGTGTACGAATACGTGCCGCCTGCAACCGGTGCAGATTGTACATTGCCAGAAGCATCGATGCCGATAACGCGCACGCGCACCGAACCAGGTACCAGGTTCGCGGTATAGACCGCATTCGGTATCGCGAGGCCAGCACTTGCGAGATCGGGCGAACCGCGCCAGGTGTTCGTGACGCAGTCGTTGATGGTTCCGTTGTCGAGGCAATATCTGAAATAGGATACATCCGCCCCAACTGCACGCACACTGAGGCTCAGCGACGCCGTCACCGATGCAGGCAGCGTCAATGGATCAAGCTGCGCGGTCGGCGCGACAGTGTCTTGCACCCACGACTTGGTGTAGACGTCAGCGGCAGTTTCGCTCTGCCAGTAGCCGTTCGTATGGCGGCCAATGATGTAGATCGTATGGAATCCCTCTGAGAGGCCGGTCACAGTCAGCGGGGTCGCAAGGGGGATATCACCCGACCATGCGCCCGCATCGATTTTGTAGCGGTACGCTGTGGCATTCGCGCCGGTCAATATACCGTAGAGGCTCGTGTGGTTGTAGAACGGCGCATTGGTGCAGTTAGAACCCGAGCCGCTTGTCAACTGGCAAAGATTGATTACGCCCAGCGTCGCGGGCAGCGTGTTTGCGGTGTCGGTCGGGTTGCGCCAATCGATGCTGGTGATCGCTGGCGACGGCAGGCCGGTAAAAGAAATCTGCAGCACGCCGTTCAAAACGCCCCCGTCGGTAGCGACGAGGTTGAGCATCGTGAGGTTATATGAAATCGCCTGCTGAATTGTCGTCGTAATCACCAGTGTACGCGCATCGCCCGACTTTTTCGCGATGCCCGTAATTTGCAGGCCATTACTCAAAATGAAGTTGGCGCTATTGAGCCCCGTCGCGTCGGTACACTCTTTGGTCAATGTCACTTCGAACTGTGTGCTGGTGAGTGTCGCATGCGAAACGTACGCAGGCGGTGACCCTGCGGCTGGCGCAGCGGGGTCGAGCGGGCTCACTACGCCCGAATTATTCGACTCTTTCGTCTGGTCTTCATTGCCCGAGACCTTACCGCACGAGGCGGTGGTCAGCAGCGCGAGAAGCGCAATCAGTGTAACGGTTGTCTTTTTCATGTTTTGCCTTCCGTTCTCTTACGTTCTCTTAGACGAATTGCCTCTCTTATGTACGACATTTGCACCCTGGCAACTATAGCAAGCCCGCGGTGATTATGTCACCTGCAACTTCGCCGCAAAAGTCAGAAGATCATCATGGTCGCGCCGAAGCCGATGCGCAGCGCCATGCCGATTTTTTCTTCAAAATACACAAAGTGGTCAATGACCATGATCGCCTGCCAACGCCTGTCGAAGTCGTAGGCTGTGACAAACCCATATTTCATGATGATGTCGCCTGAAACTGCCCGAATGTTACCCACGGGGGTTTTCGTGTCAGACGTGATGTTGGTGAGACCGAAGCCGAGGTATGGCACAAAGCGCAGCGTGAATTTGGGTGAAAACGGCACATCGTATGCTTTGCCGATAGCCCCGGCGTTGGTTACGAAATCCGCATCGGTATCCTGGCCGACCTTGCTCAGCACCGAAGTGCCTTTAACCTTGTAGAAACTAAATTCGTAGATCAGCAGCGTATTTTCAAATATTTTGGATTTAGGCAGTTTAATAAAGCTTGTCTCTGCCGAAGCCCAGAAGCTGCCACCGAAACCCATATTGAGCACCTGAGCAGCCTGGCCTATCGGTATGGTCATCGGGCCATAAAGCCCCACGCGCAGGTCGAGCATGCTGCGCTTCCACGGGCGGCCGTAGTTGTTCGCGGCGCTGAGTTCACCCTCGGTTAATGCCTCGGCCGGTGGTTCTTCAGTTTTGCCCTTGGTTTTCGCGTCGGGTTTCTTGATCGCCACTTTTTTGGCAGGTGCGGGTGCAGGCAGCTTTGCCTGTGCCCAAAGGGGCAGCACAAGCTGCGCGAGGCAAAGCAAAAGCAGCTGATGTTTCAACGCCATCTGTTTCTCTTATCGGTACTCCCGTGTACTCAACTCTATGCGACGGAGAAAAAATTAGCCATACAACAAAAAAAGGCACCTTGCGGTGCCTTTTTAGGGTTTTTGAGTGTTGCACAGCAACACTCAAAGAACGGATTAAAAGTCGCCCATTCCGCCCATGCCACCCATGCCGCCACCGGGCATTGCCGGTGCTTCTTTTTTCTCTGGCTTGTCGGCGATGATGCATTCGGTCGTCAGCACGAGCGCCGAGATCGAAGCTGCGTTCTGCAGTGCAGAGCGCGTTACCTTCGCAGGGTCGATAATGCCGGCTTTCAGCATGTCTTCCCATTTCAGAGTTGCGGCGTTGAAGCCAACGTTTTCTTTTTCGCTCTTCGCCTGCTGAACGATCAGCGAGCCTTCCATACCCGAGTTCGCAGCGATCTGGCGCAGCGGCTCTTCGAGAGCGCGCATCACGATGTTCTTGCCAGTCTCTTGGTCGCCTTCGAGTTTCAGTTTTGCCACCGCGTCGATTGCTTTGAGCAGAGTCAGACCGCCACCGGGAACGATACCCTCTTCAACCGCTGAGCGGGTTGCCGAGAGAGCGTCTTCAACGCGGGCCTTTTTCTCTTTCATTTCAACTTCGGTTGCGGCACCGACGTGAATAACCGCTACGCCGCCAGCGAGTTTCGCGAGGCGCTCTTGCAGTTTTTCGCGATCGTAATCAGAAGTAGTTTCTTCGATCTGCTTCTTGATCTGCTTAATGCGGTGCTGAATTTCAGAATCTTTGCCGCCGCCTTTGATGATCGTCGTGTTTTCTTTTTCGATGATCACCTTTTCGACTTTACCGAGGTTCTGAACCGTCGCGCTCTCGAGTTTCTGGCCGAGTTCTTCAGAGATTACCTGACCACCGGTCAAAATCGCGATGTCTTCGAGCATTGCCTTACGGCGGTCACCGAAACCAGGGGCTTTGACCGCGACGCAGTTGATCGCTTTGCGAATTGTGTTGTAAACAATCGTCGCGAGCGCTTCGCCTTCGAGGTCTTCAGCGATAATCAGAAGGGGCTTACCCGCCTGAGCTACCTGGTTGAGAATCGGAGCGATGTCTTTAACCGCGCTGATTTTCTTGTCATAGATCAGCACCATTGCGTTTTCGAGCGTTGCAGTCATGTTTTCTGCGTCGGTTACCATGTAAGAAGAGACGTAACCGCGGTCGAACTGCATACCTTCGACTGTGTCGAGAGATGTTTCGATCGATTTCGCTTCTTCGACTGTGATAACTCCATCTTTACCGACTTTGTCCATCGCATCGGCGATGAGTTTGCCGATTTCAGCGTCGTTGTTTGCAGAGATGGTCGCAACAGCCGCGATGTCTTTGCTTTCGACTTTTTTCGCGAGTTTGCCGATGTACTCAACGACAACTTCGACAGCCTTGTCGATGCCGCGCTTCAGGTCCATCGGGTTTGCGCCCGCGGTGACGTTCTTGATGCCTTCACGCGCGATTGCCTGCGCGAGAATCGTTGCAGTTGTGGTACCGTCGCCGGCGACATCGTTCGTTTTCGTCGAAACTTCTTTCACGAGCTGCGCGCCCATGTTTTCGTATGCATCTTCGAGTTCGATTTCTTTAGCAACCGTAACACCGTCTTTGGTGATTGTCGGTGCACCGAATTTTTTGTCGATTACGACGTTGCGGCCGCGTGGCCCGAGAGTCACTTTTACTGCGTTGGCGAGTTTGTTGATACCCGTCATCAGTTTCGCACGTGCGATTTCATCATATTCAAGCATTTTTGCCATGTTATTCTCCTGTGTCCTTTAAGTGACTATTCAACGATTGCGAGAATGTCTGATTCGCGCACGATGAGGTATTCTTTGCCACCGTCTTTGATTTCGGTGCCGCTGTACTTACCGTAGAGCACCTTCTGGCCGGCTTTCACCTGCATCGGTACGGTTTTGCCGTCGTCTGCAACTTTGCCTGGGCCTGCTGCCACAACTACACCAACGGTGGGTTTTTCTTTTGCCGTGTCGGGTATAAAAATGTTCCCGATTTTTTCTTCTTTTTCGGGCGCCGCTTCAATGAGAACACGGTCAGCCAATGGTTTTATCGCCATATAGATTCCTCCTAACAACCTCGCGCGTACCGAGCCCGGCAGAGTGGCAATTTCAGATCGTGCGGCAATACCGCACGATCTGAAACTGCGTCCCAACCTGAGCTGACGCACGAGCACTCGTAACGAGTTATGCTATCACTCCGAAATGGAATTGTTAGCACTCTCGCTACCTTAGTGCCAATTTATTAAATTCAGACAGGACGGCAAAAAAAATTGCAATCCTCCATTTTGGTGATACACACCCCTGCCGGTGAGCCTAGGGGAACTTTAAGTGATTCTAGCGCAGGTTCGCCTGGTAGTCACCTGTCACGGGCACCTCGTCGTCATAGCCAAAGGGAGCGATATTGTAAGTGACCTGAAACGAGGCAGATACCGTCGTGGCCGGCGCTGCTGAGGAGTCGCTATATTCGGTGTGCCGCAGAGATTGCCGATTCACGGTGAAAACAGCCCAAACGCCGCCGCGAAAGCGGTAGGTATAAGAGACGACCGGTTCAAAGCTGAGCGTCCAAGAGGTTGTTGTTCTGGAGGCGAACACGTCTTGTGAAAAAACCGTCGGAGCCACACTGATAGAAAA
The sequence above is a segment of the Turneriella parva DSM 21527 genome. Coding sequences within it:
- a CDS encoding carboxypeptidase-like regulatory domain-containing protein, which encodes MKAIRFIKPAVLSLAIMLSTQACVGKFLSTLLSTENAQFKLLEVVPVANTKILVGFNKPLDYEKGALTLGNYSIAGLNPVSVTKGPETNQVYLFLDPNAPDNERMQRQYYTLRVSGIKNLYLDDLLPGDENRSKQFMGARWLRATCLDDAGTFTCPSSGTTLAAPVTVTVRGDYARGQNYRWRLYNVTTSTDHSALSAVTPIATTFTIAAGLPSADYRLDLLIQDDAGAWQPASDTTQIFFSVDNTSVSDVGLANVPAALTSSTVTNISVAYRNCVEAGFPNGYAAPCYSSASPVSAQIPASYRYRIGTKAGSVPGDCAGTGYTYGAWSASRSTNLPINEVLSTSQCYNFQVVAADNVGNWQCNTAIATDATAGACTNPAGPGTGSIDDFFATKTYQETRFLLDTTAPTAAFVTNTLPVATTSATSFAVAVDSAGLSKYQYRVIGTGFSGTWSTDKNPGVGGDLISAAGLINGTYRIEIVGKDAAGNYQATASATGYDFVVDTTAPTATLASQGNCTGAAGVTAAPDNGLPRNPTRYNCHNIRVNNVTFYKYTIVSGNSCPTAAGDYDVNGQKISASEYIAADTTAWVDGNDYSICVIGSNNGALYQGTSASAVTRHTFRYDTTPPTSQVVTWISPALNLAGQSTVNTDVNVQIGKLGAENLVGYKGTIVTGACPTSATMVGDNSTYPERSPETPLQATGLAVGTVRICFIGRDAAGNYEAATQSVTYTVFAPPAPNDGDAVLDNLFSNTFNFTWVTGAGIPTGTQEIRIRVCKDAACTEPLPGMQNGVVVCNTVGTCNATSSYTLNTACPGLGCIKQLNGSTYYAQLKVKDSVGVESGFSASSSGKRIVGAITGTVRDTNNNPISGATVQLFYSATGHADGPICGTLATQIGANATSAGDGTFTFNLAGTYAIPIRLATNGYCVKVSTTGPVREGTKTYIEANAGATTNAGNIYAVSTTGKGCMIGAVVDGSNGSQLLLSNATFTLKDFQNATLASTPNLDPDGKQFAFPAGCVTSWGAAPYNSPTFDHAGAGLNAGVYSLQIAIPSYYTISETGIAIQDVTTTNLGYLPMVGTFANGSKQIKVILTWGNQTKDLDMHVVGPASNAFDCQPYNEAAIQNANGANSKFHVSFQQRYCAETGTAAPTGSTSLAVDDSFEYGPEIINFYDGYVNGTYKFSVFNNDATALDWNVSKARIDIYAGNFYGGSGGLVRTILSTGSSALRGWRPFRMTIAGVNNAFPPGGTLTIDDTTGVGYANYTYGVQTVSQVARNGTRTNGSVNVTGLATTADLVVGMGVTGTGMPAGGKIATIVNATSITLTANATSSGTNAITFTNVGLFTCNGTHINGPADGRTAGGNPPAGANPADPNLDCGLYTNGTTAASGAGPLDW
- a CDS encoding carboxypeptidase-like regulatory domain-containing protein; this translates as MKKTTVTLIALLALLTTASCGKVSGNEDQTKESNNSGVVSPLDPAAPAAGSPPAYVSHATLTSTQFEVTLTKECTDATGLNSANFILSNGLQITGIAKKSGDARTLVITTTIQQAISYNLTMLNLVATDGGVLNGVLQISFTGLPSPAITSIDWRNPTDTANTLPATLGVINLCQLTSGSGSNCTNAPFYNHTSLYGILTGANATAYRYKIDAGAWSGDIPLATPLTVTGLSEGFHTIYIIGRHTNGYWQSETAADVYTKSWVQDTVAPTAQLDPLTLPASVTASLSLSVRAVGADVSYFRYCLDNGTINDCVTNTWRGSPDLASAGLAIPNAVYTANLVPGSVRVRVIGIDASGNVQSAPVAGGTYSYTIDTGAVEAVFQLSDLTAITPVMTSVTVNVLGSSGAAAYKGKIVDGTDCNTGTGWDALPEQPLTTPITATGLSDTVPQKTVCAIGKSVSGLYWQGGWTGTATAPIITKYTWTIDTTPPTTIINWIDPVAQPTTTTKTSGYELQISSTGAAISYRYALVTGAGASCASATYNAEVTADTAITLGAPAVATTGVTVYKVCVIGKDAAGNWQPVSSATSTAEWTVDAEPPANNPSFTAASSSVASFGTPVINFFIDNGSATSDTQTYRIQVAKDTGFTQIISDTNVPSCKNIVLPDCPAALGTKQFTIAVDPYTSGSIYARVQAGDPYGNFRSDFSAVSAEHYVRGRITGTLRSTSGTALSGVAVRLYQASPCVLDAGDANVCSLAATYADQTTNASGVFTFTNVRTGKNLYRVIAARGDATYRAAAKRSVSVQAEGASANTVTNVGTMTLVPQSATAAQDVVAKVVDADDGWMLGYAEVKLVDALGLTVGTAVRSTYNSGCTTVAPIGDPPSNIPKQQFSSGGICGDVLFTNVTPGNYSIEVTGNSWAANQQVYNLLRQENVVVPGLPEARTLIIRAGNTTGSNIYDPITNAVRNGPPITGSPNTASHGFRIATGLYASKYMLIDGNSNTTRVYNPIDNGTFAGPNLNAAANTGSMSLTVTAGVHNGKYIIFHGSATTSDLYDPAANTMTASGITLPAALGAGAHGVAITSGIQSGKYLIIRGGATTSVYLYDPATHGFSTPVYTLPATAGAGAFSTLITSGANSDKILIVLGNGTMNTALYDLATDTMAAGPGLSANAGAGANAFTLTAGSEAGNTVIVHGGGTNTSSLYNASSGLFAAGPGLPANAGDGSHNFAIDSGLNAGRRFVVLGNNSTSTAFFDPTAAPISAAFSAGPALTGNVNTGGYAITVAPVSAGRLPLVRTLVGQDLKIVLAWGNENPRDLDMHMVGTLPSGQTHTNPSDNCDNTKFHVNWIRNAGNWQQQYSAKTRSFIQPDPAYQGQQFFPLNPDTTSALVQDATTGFGPEAINLIGGYTNGTYWFTVVNYSQWIPAVTDTKANQQWDVTNVQLKVYDADGLAFEMTATEPSVAPTALAPAGLVAGCGLGGVTDWQQCELWQAFAMTVSGSGSAGRSFTPVNRYVNWNDGGGGYDSSKCNLSGF
- the groL gene encoding chaperonin GroEL (60 kDa chaperone family; promotes refolding of misfolded polypeptides especially under stressful conditions; forms two stacked rings of heptamers to form a barrel-shaped 14mer; ends can be capped by GroES; misfolded proteins enter the barrel where they are refolded when GroES binds), with protein sequence MAKMLEYDEIARAKLMTGINKLANAVKVTLGPRGRNVVIDKKFGAPTITKDGVTVAKEIELEDAYENMGAQLVKEVSTKTNDVAGDGTTTATILAQAIAREGIKNVTAGANPMDLKRGIDKAVEVVVEYIGKLAKKVESKDIAAVATISANNDAEIGKLIADAMDKVGKDGVITVEEAKSIETSLDTVEGMQFDRGYVSSYMVTDAENMTATLENAMVLIYDKKISAVKDIAPILNQVAQAGKPLLIIAEDLEGEALATIVYNTIRKAINCVAVKAPGFGDRRKAMLEDIAILTGGQVISEELGQKLESATVQNLGKVEKVIIEKENTTIIKGGGKDSEIQHRIKQIKKQIEETTSDYDREKLQERLAKLAGGVAVIHVGAATEVEMKEKKARVEDALSATRSAVEEGIVPGGGLTLLKAIDAVAKLKLEGDQETGKNIVMRALEEPLRQIAANSGMEGSLIVQQAKSEKENVGFNAATLKWEDMLKAGIIDPAKVTRSALQNAASISALVLTTECIIADKPEKKEAPAMPGGGMGGMGGMGDF
- a CDS encoding co-chaperone GroES; this encodes MAIKPLADRVLIEAAPEKEEKIGNIFIPDTAKEKPTVGVVVAAGPGKVADDGKTVPMQVKAGQKVLYGKYSGTEIKDGGKEYLIVRESDILAIVE